The following proteins are encoded in a genomic region of Gadus macrocephalus chromosome 19, ASM3116895v1:
- the hwa gene encoding protein huluwa, whose amino-acid sequence MSTVGVASTNLHDAFPVTTLTILILSLIPCVLILLLLNCLFLAYKLLNISRNKRQTHQQDSEQMLLHSCVSTRHRVARITEEPFFQSQGRRMSTSMSGPTLPGPVTSSRTSSKENVPGEHGLRFLRPDGATGTGSGSLTAPSTILADSAASGCPSRVHRNVKTLNRNKVDWCRSARLLWQFSDSDVDTRSDHAPPNSPAVVDSQDQPSKVTKSLDLIRHSSNQESLADMNENLRPVLRLFDKMELECEYQLPDTSARRRSSCLSSSMVGPGLDSDFGASAGVSLRIVSADSDDLTNGVMAVALEWDYYDPCYVQQNGVPVQKPGRPSIHSKQYWV is encoded by the exons ATGTCGACAGTGGGTGTTGCATCAACAAACCTACACGACGCTTTCCCCGTGACCACTCTGACTATCCTTATCCTGTCGCTCATACCCTGTGTGCTCATTCTGCTGCTGCTCAACTGTCTGTTCCTGGCCTACAAACTACTGAACATCTCCAGAAACAAAAGACAGACCCACCAACAGGACTCCGAACAAATGCTGCTCCACTCGTGCGTCTCGACTCGCCACCGGGTGGCCCGGATCACCGAAGAGCCCTTCTTCCAGAGTCAGGGCAGGAGAATGTCCACCTCCATGTCAGGGCCGACTCTGCCTGGACCAGTGACCTCGTCGAGGACCTCATCCAAGGAGAATGTCCCTGGGGAGCACGGCCTACGGTTCTTGAGACCAGATGGGGCCACTGGAACCGGGTCAGGGTCCCTGACGGCGCCCAGCACCATACTGGCGGACTCTGCTGCGTCTGGCTGCCCCTCCAGGGTGCATAGAAACGTGAAAACACTCAACAGGAATAAAGTGGATTGGTGTAGAAGTGCACGTCTCTTGTGGCAGTTCAGCGATTCAGACGTGGACACGAGATCAGACCACGCACCGCCCAACTCTCCTGCAGTAGTAGACTCACAGGACCAACCCTCAAAG GTGACCAAGAGTCTAGATCTCATCAGACACAGCAGCAATCAGGAGTCTTTGGCTGATATGAACGAGAACCTCCGCCCAGTGCTGCGTCTGTTTGACAAGATGGAGCTGGAGTGTGAATACCAGCTCCCCGACACCTCAGCccggaggaggtcctcctgccTGAGTTCCTCCATGGTGGGCCCAGGGCTGGACAGCGACTTTGGGGCCAGTGCAG GCGTGTCCCTGCGCATCGTGTCAGCGGACAGTGACGACCTGACCAACGGGGTGATGGCGGTGGCCCTGGAGTGGGACTACTACGACCCCTGCTACGTCCAGCAGAACGGCGTGCCAGTTCAGAAGCCCGGCCGGCCCTCCATACACTCCAAACAGTACTGGGTCTGA